ggccttcttaataacctcttgatctctaaacaaggtgtcattcatcctccatctgaaggaaccggttggtgttagtttcatctccattctcacggcattatggtcggagcacgttttagggcagatctctacttttcggATCTTAGGTGCcaatcctctagttatccagatttggtcaattcttgtctcTTTTCCTGTTGGTTTTCAAGCCAGAAACTGGAGGCTCTGTGTGTAATTGGAGTGGTTTTAGCATCCGTAGCTAACACTGGATTTTGCAACAGTGGAGTCTTCTGCTCTAATTGCAAGTGACACCATAACAAAACGAAGCATGTTAGGAACTAGGGAATCAGTCTTGTAAAGGGTGTGAGAAAGTTCTGCTGTACATGCATTTTTGAAAGGACAGCTTTTCATGCTTGTTTCTGGTCTTTAAATACTTCTCAGGAACTTAGCTGCCATGTTAAGTTGAACAGGTTCTTGCAGCCAAGAGTGAATAGTTGTGACACGaaatacatttctttattttctttctgatATTTAGCTGAGTTTGAATTTTGATCCAGGAAGGACTTCTAAGATGTGTTTTGTGCTTGAGTAACAGAAGGATAAACAACTGGTGCCCCAGGAGCTCAATCACTTCCTTGGAGACATTCAGCTGTACACCTCTGCCAACTTTCTCTTGTGGCACAGGCTAAGGCTAAGTGATTTCTAAAAAGTCTTCTTCCCTTGTGTGAAAGACAaggctctcttttttttatatgtaCATCTTGTGTGCCTCAGCCACTCCCTCGAGCAGACAAGACATGAGGTGTATCAGGTGAGTCTCCAACGAAGTCTTTGTTACTGTCCCCTCTGAAGAGGAGGTTAAAGATCCCTTGGCTTGTATGGGAGTCAGTCAGTGGAACCAGTCCTTCAGCCTTTGTTCAGTCTTTGCAATATGGCGactgctttaaaaatgtttcGTTAATCATAGGGGATGGAGAATGGTTATATCGGAGTATATGCAGCATATATATAAAGCTAACTGGTGGTAATGAAGCTATGCTACTGAGGATGTATGCTTCTGTCATAACTAGTCTAAAAGATCTATGCAACCAATTATTTAAAGCAATATCTGCTCACTTACTGCAAGTTGTATTTGGGGTGCATATTATATGTCTCAATCTATGCAATTCTATAGATGGAAATCAATGATGTATTACAGCTGGTAGATTCTATAGCTCTCCTTCACTGTAAATGGAGGTGGCACCACAAAAGTACAACTCCTGGGACTCTTTTATCAACTGCCATTTGATCTACTCTTTATCTGCAGCCCAATCCTGATTGTGTCTctggtcttttgttttgttttgttttgtttctggccAGAATTTGTGATCCGTAAAAGGAGAGATCATGAAGGAGCCCTTCAAACAAACAACACAGGAAAGTCTGCTGGAGAGCAGGAGCTACTGAATAAAACAAGACTTGCTGAGACAGAAACAAAAGTGCCTCTTTTGCCAAAAGCTCCAGAGAGGAAGGTAGCAGAAGGTACTGCAGTCAGCACAACTACCACTGCGACTTCCACAATCGCTGCCATCTCCCAAGGTAGAGCAATAGCCATAACCACAGCTAGTAACAACGTAACCACAACTCATGGTAATACAACTCTTGGCATCCCAAATGTGACTTCTGGTCCCAGCATTCCCCCTCAGAAACCATCGTTGCCTCCCACACCTTTCCATTTAACTGAAAGTGCTATTACTGTTAACAGTACATCAAGTTCAAAAGGGGCACAGACCAGTAATTTAACTTTGGGAGCTGCTAACACAACAGAAACTACTCCCAGGACTATTCCTACTACTTTTGCCACAGCAGCAAACAATCCAGTGCTTCCCACAACCCACAAAACAGGTATGGCAACCGGCACTCTTGTACCAGTGAACTCTAGCAGTGTTGGAAGCAGCTCAAGAAGCCCAGTAAACTCATCTTCAAATGCAGCCGCCCAAAATCCACCAGCTTCAGCCACCCAAAATTCACTAACTACAGCCACCCAAAATTCACTAACTACAGCCACCCAAAATTCACTAACTACAGCCACCCAAAATTCACTAACTACAGCCACCCAGAATCCACCATCTTCAACCACCCAGCATCCACTAACTACAGCCACCCAGAATCCACCAGCTTCAAAAGCCACTGGCATATCTCAGACAACCAAGAGACCAACCACAGTAGCAACAAAGTCAGCTGAACTCACAACAATTGTAAAGACAACTCCAGATAGGGTAACGCCTCGTGTGACTGCAAAGGGTGCTGAAACCACCACCGCTGCAGAGCAACCTGCGAGTGCTACGAGTCAACCAGTGCTTGTCACAACGTATACAAATCCCTTGTCAGTGTTTGCAACGAAAAGTCCAGTGGCACCGCCCAAATCAGTAACCATAAACCACGGCCAAGATCAGCAGGACACAGGTAGTGAGGGTAGCTATCGTCCAGTAGATGTTAGTTTGCTCTTAGCAGTGCTTCTGTTTGGAGTCCTGTTTTTTGTAACAATTGTAGTATTGTTTGTGATACAGGCCTATGAGAGCTACAGGAAGAAAGACTACACCCAAGTCGACTACCTAATCAATGGGATGTATGCAGACTCAGAGATGTGAAAGCAATAGCAATCCAAAGCGAGGCATTCAATATATACATCTACTTGTTGTGGGAGGTCGAAAGCCATGGGTGGCTTGTCTTTCAGTTCCCTGTTCTGCCTATAAGACCAACTGAAAGTGCTTCCAAATAACCTTTGGTGCAATGTAGGAGAAATGCCATGTATTCTacttctaaaaatattttttttaaccatcAGGTTGCCACTGACATATTATTTCTCAGTTTTTGCTTCTGTTGTGCCAGTTTTGTTTTGCCATTGCAAAGAGGGGCTAATGCTGCAGGCAGCCCTCCTCCGAGGACTGTGGTGCTTCCTAGGCTCCTGTTCCTCAAGTTCTGTTGATACCCTGCCTATCCCTGCATAACAAAGAGCAAAAAGGGGCTGTCTCTGCCTGCAAGGCACTGTGTTGACTGCTGCCAGTCCAGATGGATTGCAGAGGACTGGCAGCATTGGTGCAGGTGGCAGAACCCTAAAGAGTGACaggtgcaaccccccccccttggcctAGGTGGTGACCCTTCCATACGGTACGTTTCCTTTTTTTCTGCTTCCAGCTACAGCACTGAACCAGCTGCGGGAGACGCTGCTGGCTTGAGATGCAACCTTAGGAGCGATGCTTGTTGCAGGTTATGAGTTCTGAAGTGTATGGACGGAAAGCTCTTTAGAACCATGAGGCATTCCTAAGGCTCCCTGCCAGGGGCACTGTTGGCAGAACAGGCATCTTATTTCAGTGAGCTCCCTGCTTCTTTAAAATGTGTGTACTAAGCCATGTTCATGCTGTGCTGTTTCCTAATCGTGACTGTTCTTCGCTGAGGTGCTTCTGCATctttatatgattttatttttgtacCCACTCAATAAATGAGGCCCTGGAGGGCATGTAAAGGTTTGCTTACTGTGTTTCCCCTCCTTCTGCCACTCCCCATGCCTCATATAAGGCCTTCTGATAACCTGAATGTGCAAGCAAACTCCTTTCTAAGTTCCAGTCATTCCTGTTGCCTGGATCAAGACACTCATACACTTTCTTCTCAGCTGCGTGACTCCCCACCCTGCCTCATTCCCCATGTATTTCAGTCTTGTGAACTGTTCCCAGTGCATTTAGGGCACAGGCCAGGTATATAAGCAGTCTTTGATTTCAGGGCTGCTGAGCCTTCATGGCTCCCAATCTGAATCATGACTCCCAATGAtgaatgcaaaaggttccagtttTGTGAATGGTTTAAGGCTTCATCAGACCAGCATGCATCATGCAAAAGTCATGCGGAATATGCTTAATGGAAACAACCTTTAGCTACAGCCTTGGGAGAGAACTTGACAACAAGTCCAAACCCCCTCAGACTGTGTTAAATAAAGGTCTAATTGAGCATTCAGAGTTTGGGGTCTGATTATCTTGGGTCCTGGGTGAAAAGGCAGTAGTTCAGCTAGTAAAGCAATTACCTGAAAGACTTTACAGTGTGCCCATCTAACAGAGAGCCCCACAATCACATGGAGACATTCCCATTTTCATAGAACAGAGACTGGATTATCTACCAACCTTGATTTTTTTGGGATGAGATTGACTGCTGCTTGGGCAGGATAGGAAGTCCTCCTGAGATCTTTGCCCTCTCATATTTGACTATTtagattacccccccccccatcttttacAAGTGTGTTGATATTTTAATAATGCCTTCACTATACACTTGCTTCTTCCAGCAGCTCTTCAACATGTAACTTGTTGGTTCAAACAAATGTTTTATAAATGGCAAGgttatagcttagtggtagatcatctgcttttttcatgtagaaggttccaggctgaatccctggcatctccaggttgggctgggaatgtccctggagagctgctgccagccagtgttggcaaCACTGAATTAGATGGAGCTAATGGTGTGACTTGGTGTAAGACAGCATCCTGTGAGATCATCTATGGATATGACAGAATTTGCAGTGCGTGGGGGGGGAGTTTTGATACCTCTGGCCAAGGAAGAATCAGATGAATATAGCCGATTACAAAAGGCTAGCCAAATTCTGTAACCGGCAAGTTAGTTTATGAAGAAGTGGGGAGAAGGGTGGGGGGGGCTTCTTAGAAGCTTTGGAATGAAAGAGACTGAATGAGCTAACCTCACCATTCCTAATTCGCTTAAATTATATTTTCTCATCATATAAGTTTTCTGAAATTGTTCCATATTAGTGGCAGTATGTAGACCCCAAAGTTATACGGTATGACCTTATACGGTATGACCTTGTTAAAGGATAACCATCAAGAAAGAACCTGTAACTTGGGCCCCCATCTGTGCTGTACCTTTAAAGCTGTGTCAAACCACTTTGGTagttaagggtgccgagagttgttaggagacctcattGCAATGCTAGAACTCCTAGGGTTGTTAACGATTGGTCATTCTTCTCAGAGAGctctggggtctcctaacaacacaAAGCACTcttaactacaattcccagggttctttgagggaagccatggctgtttgaaatggtatgatacagctttacagtggtacctcgggttaagtacttaatttgttccagaggtccgttcttaacctgaaactgttcttaacctgaagcaccactttagctaatggggcctcctgctgccgttgcgccgccggagcacgatttctgttctcatcctgaagcaaagttcttaacccgaggtactatttctggattagcggagtctgtaacctgaagcgtatgtaacctgaaatgtatgtaacccgaggtaccactgtatatatgtgtcTTATTGATGGAGCCTTGCTCTTACTTCTAGACTGAAGTAAGGGGGTCCTAATGGAATACACGTTCTGAATTCCTCTGCAAGGCAGAATGTGGGGACCAAGTGGGAGCCAAACCACTTCACACTTCCTTTCTCAAAGTGGAGCCACT
The nucleotide sequence above comes from Podarcis raffonei isolate rPodRaf1 chromosome 1, rPodRaf1.pri, whole genome shotgun sequence. Encoded proteins:
- the C1H11orf24 gene encoding uncharacterized protein C11orf24 homolog, encoding MWTAVGSFLLISLCVSENGSSILKERGVQVTHVHLLSSEKHCKQACKGPTASGNLYCWSVLYQSRCVLLRCPQLSACQNASAQDVKELMGEFVIRKRRDHEGALQTNNTGKSAGEQELLNKTRLAETETKVPLLPKAPERKVAEGTAVSTTTTATSTIAAISQGRAIAITTASNNVTTTHGNTTLGIPNVTSGPSIPPQKPSLPPTPFHLTESAITVNSTSSSKGAQTSNLTLGAANTTETTPRTIPTTFATAANNPVLPTTHKTGMATGTLVPVNSSSVGSSSRSPVNSSSNAAAQNPPASATQNSLTTATQNSLTTATQNSLTTATQNSLTTATQNPPSSTTQHPLTTATQNPPASKATGISQTTKRPTTVATKSAELTTIVKTTPDRVTPRVTAKGAETTTAAEQPASATSQPVLVTTYTNPLSVFATKSPVAPPKSVTINHGQDQQDTGSEGSYRPVDVSLLLAVLLFGVLFFVTIVVLFVIQAYESYRKKDYTQVDYLINGMYADSEM